The genomic interval TTCAGTTCGCGAGAGTTTTATGACGGTGAACTGATCGCCGATGTGTCGGTTCGCAAACATCGCTTGTGTGATTTGCCTGATGTGATTGAAACGCCACTGACCAGCGAGCCGCTGGAGTTGATCGACACGGCGGGCGCGGGTTTCGATGAACAGCTCGAACCGGACGGCGAGAGCAAGTTGAATCGGGGCGAAGCCAAAGTGGTGCTGCACTTGGTTCGCGAGTTGATGGAATCCGGAATCAAACCACGTCAGATTGCGATCATCGCACCGTATGCCGCGCAAGTGCGTCTGTTGCGAAATCGGTTGGACGTCTCCGGCCTGGAAGTCGACACGGTGGACGGATTTCAGGGACGAGAAAAGGAAGTGGTGATCATCACGTTTGTCCGCAGCAACACGATCGGCGAAATCGGTTTCTTGGGCGACACGCGACGCACCAATGTCGCGCTGACACGTGCAAAACGGAAACTGATCGTGATCGGCGACAGTGCCACACTGGGCAACAACGCTTTCTACGCCAGGATGCTCGAGTACTTTGAGAGCCAGGAATCCTACCGCAGCGTCTGGGAGTACGTGGACGTGACGTAGGATGAATCACTTTGTCGTGGGATTCGCCAGAATTCTCATCGCTGAGGATCTCCGGCGAACACCACCTCGCCTAGCCTGGATCATTCATGCGGATGTTTGATTTTAGCGCAAACAGATTCATTGACAATGAGTTGTGACATCGTTGGGAAATGCAGATTGTTTTTCATAACCCGACGTGTAAGCGAGGGATTTAGCGAGTATCCCTCGCTGACGCGTCGGGTAATGAATCATCCGGGCTAGGCATCAAAACTCAATGTCAAAGGCTTCGGTCACCTGGATGCCGGTGGCCAAGTGTTCGTGGGCGGTGCGTTGGACATCGTCACACTCGACTTGGGACTCGTGACGTTTGGCGGACTTTGGATTGGGCAAGCGTCCGAGATGGACGATCGGCTCGCCGGGTTGCACGGCAGGCAAAGTGGACATGCCGATCACGATGCCGGTGAATGGAGCGACCAAACGGTTTTGATCTTCGGAGAGCAAGCTGCTGTTGGTGGCAATGGGTTGGCCTTTAACGACGATGTCACCGGGGGCAACATGCATGGCGACGAAGCCGCCTCGTTCGGCTCGGATCCACTTGGTCTGTTTGATCATCGCTTGGTTCTCGGGGACCTCGGGTTTGCCATCGATCATCTCGAGTTCCTTCAGGACGTTCAGCACGCCACGTGTCATGCATTCCGCGACCGACGGCTCGACTTTCCATACCTCGCCGCCTTCCACAACGATGGTCGGGCACCCCGCGCGGGTGGCCTCCCGTCGAAAGGAACCCTGAGGACCGGAGCCGGCCAAGATGATTCCCGAACCAAACGCTTTGGCAATTCGCATGCATTCCGGTTTGCGAATGTCGGCACGGACGTTCGGAAAATTGGTCCTCCGCACCGCAGCGGTGTGCAAGTCGATGCCATAGTCGCAGCGGCGCACCAACGCGTCAAAGATCACCCGTGCCATCCGCGAAGCCATGCTGCCCGAGTCGGAACCGGGGAAGCAACGATTGAGATCGCGGCGGTCGGGCAAGTACCGCGAGTGTCGCTCAAAGCCGAGCACATTGAGGATGGGGATCAGCAGCAACGTTCCGCGTCGGAGCGTCCAGTTGGCGTCTCCCAAGAGGGTCCGGATTGCGCCGGTGCCGTTGATTTCATCGCCGTGCAGCGCCGCACAAACGAACAGCGTGGGGCCGGGCTCGATCCCGCGGCGGACTTGGATCGGGACGGAGACGCTGCGACTGCTGTAGGTTTCCGTGATCAGCAGTTCGGTGTTGACGAAGCTGCCCGGCTGGACGTGATTTCCAAACCAGGGCTCATCCTCGGGCGTCGAGGCTGTGCCGGGGATGCTTTTATCAACTGTGCTTTCAAAGTTCGCGATTTCGTCAGAATGGTTCTCGTCTAGCATTGCTGACCCTAAAACTAAACTTTGCAGACCATTCGTGCTGCGGGAACGAATTGAGTTTGCTTCACAACCCGAGCTACTGGGATTCGGCCATGTCACGTGCATGGTAACTGCTGCGCACAAACGGGCCACTGGCTACTTTCTTGAATCCCATGCTTCGGGCGATATCGCCCAGTTCATCAAACTCCTCCGGCGGAACATACCGTACAACCGGCAAATATTTCTCACCCGGTTGCAAGTACTGACCGAGCGTCAGGAAGTCGACGCCGTACTCTCGCAGGTCGGCCAACGCGTCGAGCAATTCGCCTCGCTCTTCGCCCAAGCCCAGCATCAATCCGCTTTTGGTTTTCACTCCGGCGTCGTACTGTTTGACGTCGCGCATCATCTGCAGCGTCCATCGGTAATCACTTTTGGGTCCGCGGACACGGCGGTACAAACGTGGGACCGTTTCCATGTTGTGGTTGAATACATCGGGCTTGGCCTCGATCACTCGCGCCAGGGCGTCTTTGCAATGAACAAAGTCCGGCGTCAGGACTTCGGTAGTCGCGCCGGTTCGCTCGCGTACGGCCACGACGCAACGATAGAAATGATCCGCGCCGCCGTCGGGCAGGTCGTCGCGTGTCACGCTGGTGATCACAACATGCTTGAGCCCCAGTCGCGCGGCAGCTTCGGCGACCCGATCCGGTTCATCACCACTGGGTGCTTGCGGTGGTCGGCCGCGATGCACGGCACAGAAACCGCACGGTCGCGTGCAAACATTTCCCAAGATCATGAAGGTCGCGGTTTGTTGACTGTAGCACTCCATTCGGTTGGGGCACTTGGCATTGTCACAAACCGTCTCCAGACCGAGTTCCTCCATCAGGCCGTCGGTCATGTGGTTGGCGTTGCTCTTGGGGATCGGCCGCTTGAGCCATCGCGGCAAACGCCCGCTGCCGCTCAAGTCCGTGCCTTGAGGGATCTCTGGTTCAGCGACGACGGGCAATCGAAAGGCCATGGAGGGGCGTTCTGGGGAGCGAGTGTTCAGGAGCGGGTGGGGACTCAGGACCGCAGGGGAAAATCCCGGGGGGTGAGCAATCGGGCTCACGGGGCGCGAAAACAGCGTCTCCGCAGGACGGAATCCCAGCCGAGGCACAGGTTATTGTAGTGGGTCGCACCGATCAGCAAACCGGAGCGCTGCCGGTTCCCGCCAATGCCGAGGACAACGTGCCGGGGGCGTCCCCAGTTTGTCTGCAGCGGATTCCTTCTGGAAACTATTCCCACCCGCTACAATTCCCCAATGGCAAAGAAAAAGCAACCCAAAGCAAAAAAGACCGCGGCAAAGGGCAAAGAGCCCGCGCTGAAAATGGTCTCCGAAAACCGCAAAGCGAGGCACAAATACGAGATTTTGGACTCGATCGAGTGCGGGATGATGCTGATCGGCAGCGAAGTCAAATCGATGCGTGAGGGCAAATTGTCGCTCGACGAGGCCCACATTCGCATCAAAGACCAGGAATTGTGGCTCATCGGTGCCGACGTCGGCCATTACAACAACGCCGGTTCTTGGAATCATGACCCACGACGGCCACGCAAGCTGTTGGTGCACCAGCGTGAATTCGACAAATTCGCCGGCAGGGCGTTGGAAAGGGGCCTGACGTTGGTCCCGCTGCGTGTTTATTTCAACAATCGCGGGATCGCCAAATGCGTGATGGCACTGGTTCGCGGCAAAAAACTGCACGACAAACGCGAATCGATCAAAAAACGCGAAACCGATCGCGGGTTGCAGCGTGCGATGCGACGCGGATGATGTGAAGCCCCAGTTTTCATCAAACCTCTTGGAGGTGTCGGACGTAGAGACTCTCAAGAGATCGACGCACGCCGCCCTGACCCGGTGTCAAAACAGCGAGTTGAACCTTTTACACTAGTGCATCGTCCAGTCTTGGAACGTGGGTTTGATAAATGAGCCGTTTTGGCGTTAGCCACGGTTTTCGCGACTCAACCGTGGCTAACGCCAAAACGGCTAACCCCAAAATCAAGACTGGACGATGCACTAGTGGTCTGAGACGCCTAAGAGTTAGGGTTTGCCGTAGTGGATCTTGTCAAAGATCCCACCACTGCAGGATCTTTAACAAGATCCACTACCCTTAAGTTAAGGTCCCAGACCACTAGCACGACACGCTAGTGAGTGACTCACGGTGTTTTGTTCACCCGCTAACGCTTCGTGCTGATATTTGCATCCTCATTTCCTGCCTCCCACCGATTGCTCATGACGCTTGCCATCAAAGATTTGGTCAAAACCTTCGCTCAGCCGGGCGGCGGTTCCTTGACCGTACTGGATGTGCCGGAGTATTCGATCGCAAAAGGCGAACAAGCCGTATTGATCGGCCAGAGCGGTGGCGGCAAGACGACCATGCTGCACTTGATCGCCGGACTGATGCTGCCCGATTCGGGCAGCATCGCCGTGGATGGTTTGGAGCTGACGCGATTGAGCGAGCAAGGGCGTGATCGATTTCGCGCCGCCTCCATCGGCTACGTGTTTCAAACATTCAACCTGTTGCCCGCCTTCACCGCGATCGAAAACGTCAAACTCGGCATGACCTTTGGCCGCGGTGTCCTGGACCCGGTTCGCGCGATGAGCTTGTTGGACCGTGTAGGTCTGGCCGATCGTGCTCACTATCGGCCCAAGCAGTTGTCGGTCGGCCAGCAACAGCGAGTTTGCATCGCCCGAGCCCTGGCCAGCAAGCCCAAGCTGTTGCTCGCCGACGAACCGACCGCCAACGTGGATCCCGCCAGCGCAGAAACGGTGCTGGATCTGATTCGCAGCACTTGCCGAGACGAAGACATCGCGTTGCTATTGGTCACACACAGCATGGACATCGCGTCCCGCTTCGATCGCGTCGACGATTTGGCGACGATCAACCGAGTGATGTCGCCCACCCCGTGAGACCGCTCCGACCGCGGCTTTCTCAATCGCTCCCTCACGCCCACCCAAAACGTTCGCTCTTATGTCATTGCTTCGCATCGCTTGGCGAAACTTCTGCTATCGCTCACTGTCCAGCGTTCTGACCACGATTTCATTGGCGTTGGGAGTCGCACTCGTCGTACTGGTGCTGGCGATCTACGGCATCGTCAGCGAGGCGTTCAGTCGTAACGCTCAAGTCGGCTACAACCTGGTCGTCGGCCCCAAGGGCAGCGCGTTGCAATTGACCCTCAACAGCGTCTATTACCTCAGTCAGCCGATCGAGAACTTGCCCTTCACGGAGTACATGGAGTTCTTTCCGGCTGACGAAAGAGCCGCGATGGTCCGTCGCTTTGGTGGCGATCCGTCGCTCGGCGAGCGTGACGGCATCTACTCGAGTTTGATCTATGGCGGCTACGCCATTCCGCTCGCCCTGGGTGACTACTACGGTGAGTTTCGCGTGGTCGGAACCACGCCGGACTTCTTTGAACTGCTGCGACATGGCGAGACGCTGGAGGAACCGTTTACGTTTCGCGAGGGACGTGCGTTGAAATCACACTCCGAGGAACACGGTTACTTCGAAGCCGTATTGGGATCACAAGTCGCCAAGCAAATGGGGATCTCGGTGGGTGACGAGTTCAAACCGACCCACGGCGATCCCGAGGGCACTGGGCATGGTCAAGGTTTCACGGTTGTCGGAATCCTGGACCCGACCGGCACGCCCAACGATCGAGCGACGTTCGTCAACTTGGAAGGCTTTTATCTGCTGGAAAACCACGCCAAACCGCTCACGGGCGAAGAAACCGAAGTCGAGCCAACCGAGAACCCTGTCGACGCCGGTGGCAACATGCCGCTGACGATCGCGCAGCGTGAGGTCACATCCATTCTGGTCCGCAACGGCCAAATCGCGATGGCTCCGATCTTGTTGAACATGGTCAACGAAAGCGTTCGCGCCCAAGCGGCCGCACCGGTGGGCGAGATCAGCAAACTGATGAACGCGGTGGTCGGTCCGTTGATGACCGCCCTGCTGATCATCACGTTGATCACTTGCGTGGTCGCCGCGGTGGGTGTCTTGGTCGCAATCTACAATTCGATGAACGATCGTCGGCGCGACATCGCCGTCATGCGTGCGTTGGGCGCTCGGCGTGAAACCGTGACACTGGTGATCCTGTTCGAAAGTTTCTTGATCGCCGTGATCGGTGGAGTTGCTGGTTGGTTCTTGGCCCACCTCGCGATTTGGGCTTACGGCGGTGAAATCGAAGACCGCACCGGAGTGCAGATCGGTTTGTTCACCACCAGCAGTTATGAAATCTACATTCTGCCGTTGGTACTATTGCTAGGTCAGTTCGCAGGCTTTTTGCCGGCATGGTTCGCCTACCGCACCGACGTCGGTTCCAACCTGTCGGCGTGAGCCAAGGTGTTCGTTTTCGACTTGGAAAGTCGAACGACAATCGTCGCTCGATTTTCCAAATCGATAGCGTGCCCCGCTAAACGTTTTGCCACCTCCAAACGCTGACTTGCGCAGACGCCCCCACCCTCGCGTTCGCCTGAACGGCTAAGTGAGACCTCCCCCAAGCTCCTCGGGCGAGGTGACTATTACGCGTACGGCACAATACGTATGGTTTGTGCCTGAGCGGATGATGGTGTTCGTTTTCGACTCGGAGAGTCGAACGACAATTGTCGCTCGATTTTCCAAATCGATAGTGTGCCCCGCTAAACGTTTTGCCACCTCCAAACGCTGACTTGCGCAGACGACCCCACCCTCGCGTTCGCCTCAACGGCTAAGTGAGACCTCCCCCAAGCTCCTCGGGCGAGGTGACTATAACGCGTACGGCACAATACGTATGGTTTGTGCCTGAGCGGATGATGGTGTTCGTTTTCGACTCGGAGAGTCGAACGACAATCGTCGCTCGATTTTCCAAATCGATAGCGTGCCCCGCTAAACGTTTTGCCACCTCCATCAGGTCCCTGGTGCGGCGACGTCGTGGAGCGTTGCTCCTTTTTCGTCACTGAGCACCAAGATCGCGTAACGCTGGGCGCCTTTGGCATCACCCGCGCTGACACTCGTGTAATCAAAACGTCCCCGCGAATCGGTGTACCCGTCTTTGTAGAACCGGATCTCACCACTGGGATACTTTGCGTACACCTTCACATAAGCCGTTGAAACGGGACGGTGACTGACGGCATCGGTGACTTGCAACTGACCAAATCCTTCGGAGACATAGGTCGTTAGTTCGCCGCCGTAGAACAACGCCACGCTGCGTGAAGCACCTGAGACGACTTCCACCAACAACGTTTGGCGACGCATGCGTTCGTCCATCGGATACGTCGATACGCCCGTCTCCGTATCCAGTTCCAACGTATCGGTGTGCATCGGTCGGACCATCGCGATGCGTTTCAAGTCGCCGCGAACAAACGGTGCTTTGCTGAACAGCAACTCCAAGTCGACTCCGTAGAGATTCAAGGTGACCTGTTTGGTGTTGCGATGATCGATCCGCAACACGTCGCCCGCCACATTGACGATCACGCTGGGTTCGCGGACCGACGCGTCGGCTTGGTTTCGTTCGCGATCCATCACGGCTAGGTCACCCGAATCGACGGGCACGCCCTTGTCGGGTTGCCCAGCTTCAACCGAAACAAGCTTTTCCGTGTTGCCCAAATCCAGACGCTGTTGCAGTTGAGACTGCATTTCGCCGAATCGTTGCCGCCATCTCAGAATCGGATGCTGTGCATGCCGTCGGGCGATCGATTGAGCCGATTCAAAATCACCGCGATGCATCGCCAAGTAACCCGCCGCGTAGTCGAATTGCAGTTTGGTATCGATGGTATCGCGATCCAACTCCGCAAAGACATCGATCGCTTCGGTGATTCGGTTTTGAATCAACAGATAGTAGGTCAACGCCAGTTTTTCAGAATCCGGCACTTTTGCGTGGAATCCGAGATTGCGAACAAAGCTTTGGTATTGCCGCAAGAATGTCGGGTTGAGGATCTCGTCCTCGTCACCCAAACGATGGATGCGTGCTCGAACCAACGGTGAGTACTCCAAGTGCTCGTAGGTGCGTCTTACGATCGGATCGATGCTCAGCAGTGTGCTATCCAGTACCGGACCGACACGGCTGACGAGGTCTTCGCAGATCGACAGGTAGTGACGTATCGCGTCGACATCGCGGTGTTTCAGCGAGTAAGCCCACATTTCATCGATCGGCAGACCTGCTGCGTCGAGAGTCTTGATGATGACTTGATACACCTCGGGTTCCTTCATCCGATGCAGTGCAGCCGACCAGTCGAGTTGGAACAAGTTGGCATCGGCGAGAAATCGCTGGATGTCCTGGGCGGTTCCGTCGCGGGCAACGGACTCCCAAGTGACACCTTCGTCTTCGATTTGCTCGACCACCTGGAATGATTTTTCGCCACCGCGAGCCAGCAGTTCGCCTTCTTCGGAAACGGTTGCCGGGTAATGCTGGAAATCACCGGTGGCTGGGAAGTAGAACTGGTAGGGAATCGACTGAACCGCGTAAGGTTCCAGCGTGATCGTCTGGCTGTCGGTTGATTGAGAGCCAGCCAGAGGGATGCTGCCCGAGGGGATTTGCCAGAACACGTCCACCGTCCGTCTCGCTGCCGTCGGATTAGAAATCACCGTTTGGCCTTGGTAGGCGACTCCGGGCAGGAAAGCGGTTGGCTCTGCCGGCACCTCGTTGGCAGGAGTCGCGACGCCGGCGCGTTGGAATCGTTGACCGACCAAAATGCTTTCACCTTGCTCCGCATCCGCCAGCTTCTTCAGTCGCTTGGTCACAATGGCAACGGCGTGCTCAGGCTTGAAAATGGTCTCCGGTTTGGCAGGCAGGGAGATGTCGCCGGCTTGCAGGGGAAGACCTGACAACGCCAACGCAACCAGAGCAGCATGGCGATTCTCCACTGGACCGAGCAAGTGACTGGAGACGCCGAGTGAACCAAGCTCACTCTTGGCAATGTCCAGCCAGAAGGGATCCACTGTGATCAAGTTGTTGGGGTCGTCTGGGTTGACCGTACGGACCCGATCCCACTGACTCTCGGCCCACTGTTTCGTACTGTCAAGATCTTGATAGAACGACAGTTCGGCAGTTCTGCCCAAGCGACGCCCGAAGGCCAGGGATTGCGGAGCGGCGGGCATGGGCTGGCTCATGGCTTTGAGTTGCTCCCGTTTGCGAGCCACGCCGCTGGACCGGTCCGCGCCGCCTCCAATGCCTCCCAACGCATAGGCTTCATTGCTCATCTCCATCACACCAAAGTTGGAGATAGACTCTTTCTCGAACCCGTACGTATCCGTGGTTTCAGCAAGCATCTGGACTCGCAATGCACTTTCGATGCGGTTGCGATTCTTGGCATGATCGTCGACAATCAACTCGATTCGGTTGGCCAACTCACGTTGCACACGGGCCGATGCCGATGGCAAACGCAGGGCCAAGAGAGCACGTTCGGCAGTATTCAGCTCAAAGTATCGCCACAGTTCTGCATACGCGGTCAGGTCGCTCTCCAGCAACCAGTGATCCATGAACTGTTTTTCTTTTTTGTTGGCCAAGTACGGGCGAATCACTTTGTCAAAGAATTCACGGTCGTGCACCCACAAGAACAAATGTGTTTCGTGACACGCCAGTGCCGCATAGTGTTTGACTTTCTGCTCCTCGTTCCACTGATGCCACTGAGCCAGCGGTTGAAATTCTGCAAAGCGGCTATCGGAGATCAACGTTTGATAGAGTTTCATCAGCGAGGCGACATCGCCGTAGACCTGGAGCTGAGCCGATCCCAGCGATGCCAGATCCAATGGCTGATCGGGCGAGACGATTGATACCGCGCGCTCGAACGACATCGGTTGGTCGATTGTCAAAGTTCGAGGCAATCGCAGATCGACACGAGGTGTCTCCGTTTCGGCTGTGGCAATGGTGTGCATCATGATGTTAGCCGGATCGGCCGCCAGCACTCGCAGCAGCGGCAAATCCTTGAACGCCTCGGCTGGAAATTTCACCATGCCGTTGGCATCAGGCCGCAGGTTCCCCATGATCGTTCCCGCGTCGGCTTGAAAATCAAAGTCGCTGGAGGTGACTTGGCTGCCATCGCGTTTCTCACTCATTTCCCGCATCATCGCATCCGCCATGGGAGCAGCAGCCGATGGTGGCGGTGCGTCGCCCCGGCGAGCAGATTGACTGGCGTTGCTGGTTTCCTCGGTTTCCCACGGATTGAGCAACACACTGACTTGAGGCAGCATCACGCCCGGGTATTTGTCCGCATAGCGTCGACGTAGCACATAGCGGTATTCATCGCCCAAACGTAAATCACTCACGTAGCCGCAGCGTGGCAAGCTCACACCGCGACCCGAAAGCGGAGACTGACGTAGATTCAATTCATCCAGAGGCGAAACGGAGTCAAAGTATCGACTGCCGATGAGATGAACACGCACGTTCGCGAAGTCACCGGAAAGCTGGACGGTGATTTCCTCTGCCCCTCGTTGGATCGACTTGATCGAAAACGGCTGGGCAGGGGAAAGCTCTCGGTGGCGCACTCGGC from Stieleria varia carries:
- a CDS encoding succinylglutamate desuccinylase/aspartoacylase family protein translates to MLDENHSDEIANFESTVDKSIPGTASTPEDEPWFGNHVQPGSFVNTELLITETYSSRSVSVPIQVRRGIEPGPTLFVCAALHGDEINGTGAIRTLLGDANWTLRRGTLLLIPILNVLGFERHSRYLPDRRDLNRCFPGSDSGSMASRMARVIFDALVRRCDYGIDLHTAAVRRTNFPNVRADIRKPECMRIAKAFGSGIILAGSGPQGSFRREATRAGCPTIVVEGGEVWKVEPSVAECMTRGVLNVLKELEMIDGKPEVPENQAMIKQTKWIRAERGGFVAMHVAPGDIVVKGQPIATNSSLLSEDQNRLVAPFTGIVIGMSTLPAVQPGEPIVHLGRLPNPKSAKRHESQVECDDVQRTAHEHLATGIQVTEAFDIEF
- the lipA gene encoding lipoyl synthase, which translates into the protein MAFRLPVVAEPEIPQGTDLSGSGRLPRWLKRPIPKSNANHMTDGLMEELGLETVCDNAKCPNRMECYSQQTATFMILGNVCTRPCGFCAVHRGRPPQAPSGDEPDRVAEAAARLGLKHVVITSVTRDDLPDGGADHFYRCVVAVRERTGATTEVLTPDFVHCKDALARVIEAKPDVFNHNMETVPRLYRRVRGPKSDYRWTLQMMRDVKQYDAGVKTKSGLMLGLGEERGELLDALADLREYGVDFLTLGQYLQPGEKYLPVVRYVPPEEFDELGDIARSMGFKKVASGPFVRSSYHARDMAESQ
- the smpB gene encoding SsrA-binding protein SmpB produces the protein MAKKKQPKAKKTAAKGKEPALKMVSENRKARHKYEILDSIECGMMLIGSEVKSMREGKLSLDEAHIRIKDQELWLIGADVGHYNNAGSWNHDPRRPRKLLVHQREFDKFAGRALERGLTLVPLRVYFNNRGIAKCVMALVRGKKLHDKRESIKKRETDRGLQRAMRRG
- a CDS encoding ABC transporter ATP-binding protein; the encoded protein is MTLAIKDLVKTFAQPGGGSLTVLDVPEYSIAKGEQAVLIGQSGGGKTTMLHLIAGLMLPDSGSIAVDGLELTRLSEQGRDRFRAASIGYVFQTFNLLPAFTAIENVKLGMTFGRGVLDPVRAMSLLDRVGLADRAHYRPKQLSVGQQQRVCIARALASKPKLLLADEPTANVDPASAETVLDLIRSTCRDEDIALLLVTHSMDIASRFDRVDDLATINRVMSPTP
- a CDS encoding ABC transporter permease translates to MSLLRIAWRNFCYRSLSSVLTTISLALGVALVVLVLAIYGIVSEAFSRNAQVGYNLVVGPKGSALQLTLNSVYYLSQPIENLPFTEYMEFFPADERAAMVRRFGGDPSLGERDGIYSSLIYGGYAIPLALGDYYGEFRVVGTTPDFFELLRHGETLEEPFTFREGRALKSHSEEHGYFEAVLGSQVAKQMGISVGDEFKPTHGDPEGTGHGQGFTVVGILDPTGTPNDRATFVNLEGFYLLENHAKPLTGEETEVEPTENPVDAGGNMPLTIAQREVTSILVRNGQIAMAPILLNMVNESVRAQAAAPVGEISKLMNAVVGPLMTALLIITLITCVVAAVGVLVAIYNSMNDRRRDIAVMRALGARRETVTLVILFESFLIAVIGGVAGWFLAHLAIWAYGGEIEDRTGVQIGLFTTSSYEIYILPLVLLLGQFAGFLPAWFAYRTDVGSNLSA